From the Candidatus Woesearchaeota archaeon genome, one window contains:
- a CDS encoding alanine--tRNA ligase-related protein, whose product MKRELFEIYDSGITELDASVKSVSEENGAVLIILDKTPFRPASGGQPTDFGIIENESFSAKVIDAVEKEGEVIHRCEVAKGRVSPGDKVAAKIDGKRRKNLMLMHSGEHLFFSCLKKISEKEKKQIEVEKVNLSEEESNLFVKADSLNWYSIFQAEELANSIIDEEREVKVRYAEKKNIEHFIEKGLRIKKERIAEDFVRVVEFSGIDLSACTGTHVKNTSEIKGIVATDFKNRGNGKFEIKFKAGLSSKPELFSESRIFRKIETLLCASGEDAFALIMKLIEEKNELKEKYHKILLESLLRLEPEKINGIKFYFAVLSDAEQKVLTKAASVLSQDKSLVSFINQREDGKINIMFMASKNLKADVLSFMNSEILSKFAGKGGGSENYSVAEIECPNERIPEIELKIRDFAESL is encoded by the coding sequence ATGAAAAGAGAGCTTTTCGAGATTTACGATTCCGGAATAACAGAGCTTGATGCATCTGTAAAATCAGTTTCAGAAGAGAATGGGGCAGTTTTGATAATTTTGGACAAAACCCCATTCCGCCCTGCGTCAGGCGGGCAGCCAACCGACTTTGGAATAATTGAGAATGAATCCTTTTCTGCAAAAGTAATTGACGCTGTTGAAAAAGAGGGGGAAGTAATCCACAGGTGCGAGGTCGCTAAAGGCAGGGTTTCTCCGGGCGATAAGGTTGCCGCAAAAATAGACGGGAAAAGAAGAAAGAATCTTATGCTCATGCACTCAGGAGAGCATTTGTTTTTCTCATGCCTGAAAAAAATATCTGAAAAAGAGAAGAAACAAATTGAGGTTGAGAAGGTAAATCTGTCTGAAGAGGAGTCAAACCTGTTTGTAAAGGCAGATTCCCTCAACTGGTATTCAATATTTCAGGCAGAGGAGCTTGCAAACAGCATAATTGATGAGGAACGTGAGGTAAAAGTAAGATATGCTGAAAAGAAAAATATTGAACACTTCATTGAAAAGGGGCTCAGGATAAAAAAGGAGAGAATTGCTGAAGATTTTGTGAGAGTTGTGGAATTTTCCGGAATTGACCTTTCTGCCTGCACAGGAACGCACGTGAAAAACACTTCTGAGATAAAGGGGATTGTCGCAACAGACTTCAAGAACAGGGGAAACGGAAAGTTTGAGATAAAATTCAAGGCAGGGCTCTCTTCCAAGCCAGAGCTTTTTTCCGAGAGCAGAATTTTCAGGAAAATTGAAACGCTTCTTTGCGCATCTGGGGAAGATGCATTTGCCTTGATTATGAAGCTGATTGAGGAGAAAAATGAGCTTAAGGAAAAATACCACAAAATACTTTTAGAATCCCTTCTGCGGCTTGAGCCGGAGAAAATAAACGGGATAAAATTTTATTTTGCAGTTCTCTCTGATGCGGAGCAGAAAGTTCTTACAAAAGCGGCATCAGTCCTTTCCCAGGACAAGTCCCTTGTCTCTTTCATAAACCAGAGGGAAGACGGAAAAATCAACATTATGTTCATGGCTTCAAAGAATCTGAAGGCAGATGTGCTTTCATTCATGAATTCTGAAATTCTGTCTAAATTCGCAGGAAAGGGCGGCGGAAGCGAGAATTACTCTGTTGCAGAGATTGAATGCCCAAATGAGAGAATTCCTGAAATTGAGCTTAAAATAAGGGATTTTGCAGAAAGCCTATAA